Proteins encoded by one window of Candidatus Zixiibacteriota bacterium:
- a CDS encoding dipeptidase: MTPSEYLKKTEKKRFDDLFKLLRFPSVSAKSEHKKDMKICSDWLRKHLSDIGFKAKVLPTGGHPVVYAEYLVGKDVPTVLYYGHYDVQPPEPLDLWKTGPFQPQIRSGYIYSRGVADDKGQTFCHIKGLEAVIKTTGTLPINVKFIIEGEEEVSSEHLPAFIKKNKRMLRSDIAVVSDTAQFAKEVPAVTFGLRGLASVEVFVYGPTRDLHSGTFGGAVANPVNVLAWLIGQLHDKNGKVAVPGFYEDVRPVSAWEREQFKKLPFNESAYRKSLGVPALNGEKNYTTFERTWSRPTLDVNGIAGGYQGEGGKTIIPSKASAKITMRLVPNQDPWDICNKAEKYLLKIAPKTVKVKVDKHGGATAVEVPIEGPWLDAAALAIKKGFGTSPVFMKEGGSIPIVGDFKRILGINTILIGFGQSDDNVHSPNERLRVKDFERGCRTAAALPAELAQVKV; the protein is encoded by the coding sequence ATGACGCCATCTGAATACCTCAAGAAGACCGAAAAGAAGAGATTCGACGATCTGTTCAAGCTTCTGCGATTCCCGTCTGTGTCGGCAAAATCAGAACATAAAAAGGATATGAAAATCTGCTCGGACTGGCTAAGAAAGCATTTGAGCGATATAGGCTTTAAGGCAAAGGTTCTTCCGACCGGCGGGCATCCGGTTGTGTATGCGGAATATCTGGTTGGCAAGGATGTGCCGACAGTTCTGTATTATGGTCACTACGATGTTCAACCTCCGGAACCTCTTGATTTGTGGAAGACTGGACCTTTCCAGCCGCAAATTCGTAGCGGTTACATTTATTCCCGGGGTGTTGCGGACGACAAAGGGCAGACGTTTTGTCACATCAAAGGTCTTGAGGCGGTTATCAAGACCACCGGTACTCTTCCGATAAATGTGAAGTTCATTATCGAGGGTGAGGAAGAGGTATCATCGGAACACCTTCCCGCGTTCATAAAGAAAAACAAGAGGATGCTCAGGTCCGATATCGCCGTTGTGTCCGACACGGCGCAGTTTGCCAAGGAAGTGCCGGCGGTTACTTTCGGTTTGCGCGGTCTGGCCTCGGTAGAGGTTTTTGTATATGGCCCGACTCGAGATCTCCATTCCGGGACTTTCGGCGGGGCTGTTGCCAATCCGGTCAATGTTCTGGCGTGGTTAATCGGTCAGTTGCATGATAAGAATGGAAAAGTGGCGGTTCCGGGCTTTTATGAGGATGTTAGACCTGTCAGTGCCTGGGAGCGCGAGCAATTCAAAAAACTCCCGTTCAACGAGTCTGCCTACAGGAAGTCGCTGGGTGTTCCCGCGCTTAACGGAGAGAAGAACTATACGACTTTTGAGCGGACATGGTCCAGGCCGACTCTTGATGTTAACGGTATAGCGGGTGGCTATCAGGGCGAGGGCGGCAAGACCATTATTCCGTCGAAAGCCTCAGCCAAGATCACGATGAGGCTGGTTCCCAATCAGGATCCGTGGGATATTTGTAACAAGGCGGAAAAATATCTACTCAAGATAGCCCCGAAGACTGTCAAGGTGAAGGTCGATAAGCATGGAGGGGCGACCGCGGTGGAGGTTCCTATCGAGGGCCCCTGGCTTGATGCCGCGGCGCTCGCGATCAAGAAGGGCTTTGGGACATCGCCGGTGTTCATGAAGGAGGGTGGTTCAATTCCGATAGTGGGCGATTTCAAGCGCATACTCGGTATTAACACTATACTAATTGGATTCGGACAGAGTGATGATAATGTTCATTCTCCGAATGAGCGACTCCGTGTAAAAGATTTTGAACGTGGTTGCAGGACAGCAGCGGCCCTTCCGGCTGAATTGGCGCAGGTAAAGGTGTAA
- a CDS encoding DMT family transporter, which produces MPAIILLQILDALCFPITRYGTLIIEPFTFAFFRFVISSAVLLTVVRFFRRTPPVERRDWPKIVLLAVLIIPGNQMLYMFGQSMTAAGHGAFLFATSPVWIFLLAIIHLKESVTAKKVSGIVLSFGGVLVIMFGGEAHFGFEYLLGDLIILIAVMAWCYYTIIGKPLVEKYGAFRVTAYALSIGSVLYFPFGLYRAVTFDYAGVTLAAWGAVAFMALGMSVGLYVLWYWVLKHMDASRVAVWHNLFPVISAVVAYFMLGEPLTTTFVLGGAVVLAGVTVAEV; this is translated from the coding sequence TTGCCGGCTATCATACTTCTTCAGATTCTTGATGCTCTCTGTTTTCCGATTACAAGGTATGGAACATTAATCATCGAGCCGTTCACGTTTGCGTTTTTTCGTTTTGTAATTTCTTCCGCTGTGCTTCTGACAGTCGTCCGATTTTTCAGGCGAACACCGCCGGTGGAGCGCAGGGATTGGCCGAAGATTGTTCTTCTGGCGGTACTGATAATCCCCGGCAATCAAATGTTGTATATGTTCGGGCAGTCGATGACAGCGGCCGGGCATGGAGCCTTTCTGTTCGCAACGTCGCCGGTCTGGATATTTTTGCTCGCCATAATACATCTTAAAGAGTCTGTCACGGCAAAGAAAGTGTCCGGCATAGTCCTTTCGTTTGGCGGGGTTCTGGTGATAATGTTCGGGGGAGAGGCGCATTTCGGTTTCGAGTACCTCCTTGGGGATCTAATAATCCTCATCGCCGTGATGGCCTGGTGCTATTATACCATTATCGGGAAACCGCTCGTTGAGAAGTATGGCGCTTTTCGTGTGACTGCTTATGCGCTGTCCATTGGCTCCGTTTTGTATTTTCCTTTTGGGCTTTATCGCGCGGTGACGTTTGACTATGCCGGGGTGACGTTGGCCGCATGGGGTGCGGTGGCTTTTATGGCGCTGGGCATGTCTGTCGGTTTATACGTCTTATGGTACTGGGTTTTGAAACATATGGACGCTTCCCGCGTAGCAGTATGGCATAACCTGTTTCCGGTGATTTCGGCGGTAGTGGCTTATTTTATGCTCGGGGAACCACTGACGACAACTTTTGTTCTGGGGGGAGCAGTCGTTCTGGCAGGAGTAACCGTAGCGGAGGTTTGA
- a CDS encoding ferritin family protein: MVSDSEITKLLEPFQIALKLEKEGRELFLYAARTTKSKLARQTFEYLAREEDKHIEKIEKFYSALELSRGSEIPEIEDSQAEEKLESFNQRLESIKDEYQVTTSDVEAYEMALQFESGTEEFYEEKLREAENPKIRRFYQWLMDEEQMHTRLLKSCLRFVENPAEWFAKRKRI; the protein is encoded by the coding sequence ATGGTAAGTGATTCCGAAATAACAAAGTTGCTTGAACCGTTTCAGATCGCGTTGAAGCTTGAGAAGGAAGGTCGAGAACTTTTTCTCTATGCGGCTCGCACGACCAAGAGCAAGCTGGCAAGACAGACTTTCGAGTATCTTGCCCGTGAAGAAGACAAGCATATCGAGAAAATAGAGAAGTTTTACAGCGCTCTGGAGTTGTCCAGAGGCAGTGAGATACCGGAAATAGAAGACTCTCAGGCCGAAGAGAAGCTCGAATCCTTTAATCAGAGACTCGAGAGTATCAAAGATGAGTATCAGGTGACGACATCGGATGTCGAAGCTTATGAGATGGCACTGCAGTTTGAGAGTGGAACAGAGGAGTTCTACGAAGAGAAGTTGCGTGAGGCGGAGAATCCGAAGATTCGGCGATTTTACCAGTGGCTGATGGACGAGGAGCAGATGCACACGAGGCTATTGAAGTCGTGTTTGAGATTTGTGGAGAATCCAGCGGAGTGGTTCGCCAAGAGGAAGAGGATTTGA
- a CDS encoding SDR family oxidoreductase yields MELGLKGKKALVTGASAGLGAAAAMALAMEGVQLYINSRDINKLQKAADRITERTGITPVMCVGDVSRAADIEKLESRIGHVDILVSNAGGPPPGQFTDLPAESWQEGLDLVLFSAINLTRMVIDGMIKQKWGRLIYLTSVGVLQPIDDLILSNTYRAGVTGFCKTISNNYAKYGITANCVCPGYTATERLANLAAKKSEETGKPVEEIVKGFAANIPAGRIGKPEELAALITFLASDKAAFITGTSIPVDGGMFKSLI; encoded by the coding sequence ATGGAACTCGGCCTCAAGGGCAAGAAAGCATTAGTTACTGGCGCCTCCGCAGGACTGGGGGCAGCAGCCGCTATGGCGCTGGCTATGGAGGGTGTTCAGCTTTATATCAACTCCCGTGATATAAATAAACTCCAGAAGGCAGCTGACAGAATAACCGAGAGGACGGGCATCACGCCCGTCATGTGCGTGGGGGATGTCTCCAGAGCGGCCGATATAGAGAAGCTCGAGAGCCGGATTGGTCATGTCGATATCCTCGTTTCCAACGCCGGGGGGCCTCCACCGGGGCAATTTACCGACCTTCCTGCGGAAAGCTGGCAGGAGGGGCTCGATCTGGTGCTGTTTTCCGCCATTAATTTGACCAGGATGGTAATCGACGGTATGATAAAGCAGAAATGGGGAAGACTGATTTATCTTACTTCGGTTGGGGTGCTGCAGCCGATTGATGATCTGATTCTATCCAATACTTATCGGGCAGGTGTGACCGGTTTTTGCAAGACGATTTCCAACAATTATGCCAAATACGGTATTACCGCCAATTGCGTCTGTCCCGGATACACCGCTACGGAGAGGCTGGCCAATCTGGCCGCGAAGAAATCCGAAGAGACGGGTAAACCGGTTGAGGAAATCGTGAAAGGCTTTGCCGCTAACATACCGGCCGGGCGTATAGGTAAGCCGGAAGAACTGGCTGCTCTTATCACATTCCTTGCGTCCGATAAAGCGGCGTTTATCACCGGAACATCGATACCGGTTGATGGCGGTATGTTCAAGAGCCTGATTTAG
- a CDS encoding M42 family metallopeptidase: MDKTELLLKEITEANGVSGYESEIRKLMVRELKQLTDKLEYDNLGSVLGVKKGTSDSPRVMVIGHMDEIGFMVKEITKEGYIKFLPLGGWWPHVTLGQRMRVISSKGVFIGVVGSKPPHILPEEDRKKVLDIKDMFIDVGVQEKFDIKKKLGIQPGDPIVPDSNFTIMGNDKMYLSKAFDNRVACAIVLDLLRKFQKVKHPNTLLAGGTVQEEVGLRGAQTIAHVADPDVCITVDVGVAQDVPPEGFSRPEKLGSGATVLIYDGGMIPNLKLRDLVIKTAEEKKIPYHLSYMERGSGDSARVHLSRRGVPSIYIGPPVRYIHSHNGILNRSDYDNTVRLFFEVIKKLDKKTVKSFTEG; this comes from the coding sequence ATGGACAAAACCGAACTGCTTTTGAAAGAAATTACCGAAGCTAACGGAGTCTCCGGTTACGAGAGTGAAATTCGCAAATTAATGGTTCGCGAGCTCAAACAGCTGACAGACAAACTTGAATACGACAATCTTGGGTCAGTTTTGGGAGTTAAGAAAGGGACCAGTGACAGTCCGAGGGTTATGGTTATAGGCCATATGGATGAGATCGGGTTTATGGTGAAGGAAATCACCAAGGAGGGCTATATCAAATTCCTTCCGCTCGGCGGTTGGTGGCCTCATGTGACGCTTGGACAGAGGATGCGAGTAATCAGTTCCAAGGGAGTGTTTATAGGCGTGGTTGGTTCTAAGCCGCCGCATATTCTCCCTGAAGAGGATCGCAAGAAGGTTCTTGATATAAAAGATATGTTTATCGATGTCGGTGTTCAGGAGAAATTCGATATCAAGAAGAAGCTGGGTATCCAGCCCGGTGACCCGATTGTACCTGACAGCAATTTTACGATTATGGGCAACGACAAGATGTATCTTTCAAAGGCGTTTGACAACAGGGTTGCTTGCGCAATCGTTCTGGATCTACTGAGAAAGTTTCAGAAGGTGAAGCATCCGAACACTCTTCTGGCCGGTGGTACGGTTCAGGAAGAGGTCGGTTTGAGGGGCGCGCAGACTATAGCCCACGTGGCTGATCCCGATGTCTGCATTACCGTAGATGTCGGCGTGGCCCAGGACGTGCCGCCGGAAGGCTTCTCGCGGCCCGAGAAACTCGGCAGCGGCGCCACCGTATTGATCTATGATGGCGGTATGATTCCGAACCTCAAGCTTCGTGACCTTGTCATAAAGACGGCGGAAGAAAAGAAGATTCCGTATCATTTATCGTATATGGAAAGAGGTTCCGGTGACAGCGCCCGCGTGCACTTGAGTCGTCGGGGAGTACCGTCGATTTACATCGGGCCGCCCGTGCGCTATATCCACAGCCACAACGGCATCCTCAATCGCAGCGACTACGACAACACGGTGAGGTTGTTCTTTGAGGTCATAAAGAAGCTGGATAAGAAGACAGTAAAATCGTTCACGGAGGGATAA
- a CDS encoding HAD family hydrolase, which yields MDSKFKPRAVIFDLGSTLIEYESDSWETLSILCAASVNKFLVKRGYATPGDEEFFQLFEEVKKDFRESASKSLVEWTIPQAASKLLEKLEIEPGDGFIEDLFEAYYKPVAARIYAYDDAVRILERIKARVGTIGLISNTIFPEDTHRGELKKFGLAPFLDFTIFSSSFGLRKPHPDIFYKAANLAGCAPAECVYIGDRYVEDYRGPTEMGMKAILKLWPRREYPGDMPADIPTITSLTDLGNYLDI from the coding sequence ATGGATAGTAAATTTAAGCCGAGAGCTGTTATATTTGATTTGGGGTCAACCTTGATTGAATATGAGTCGGATTCATGGGAAACCCTGAGCATCCTGTGCGCTGCCAGCGTGAACAAGTTTCTGGTCAAGCGAGGATACGCTACTCCCGGTGATGAAGAGTTCTTTCAGTTGTTCGAGGAGGTCAAGAAAGACTTCCGCGAGTCCGCATCCAAAAGTCTGGTGGAGTGGACCATACCTCAGGCGGCGTCGAAGCTACTCGAGAAGCTGGAAATAGAGCCGGGTGACGGCTTCATAGAAGATCTTTTTGAGGCTTATTATAAGCCGGTTGCCGCCAGGATTTACGCATATGACGATGCTGTGCGAATTCTCGAGCGAATCAAGGCAAGAGTGGGGACTATCGGGTTGATATCCAATACCATTTTTCCCGAAGACACTCATCGGGGCGAACTCAAGAAATTCGGGCTGGCCCCGTTTTTGGATTTCACCATATTCAGTTCCAGTTTTGGCTTACGAAAACCACACCCTGACATATTCTACAAAGCAGCCAATCTGGCGGGCTGTGCGCCGGCGGAGTGCGTGTATATAGGGGACAGATATGTCGAGGATTACCGCGGTCCGACGGAGATGGGTATGAAGGCCATCTTGAAACTCTGGCCGCGCCGGGAGTATCCTGGGGACATGCCGGCCGATATTCCCACTATTACTTCGTTGACCGACCTGGGTAACTATCTTGATATTTGA
- a CDS encoding aminopeptidase — translation MKDKRNEILARQLLEYSVKIKPGEILYLEIKGKDTLDLAKHVIRRATELGATPFWYYSDESLLRQYVKGAGDDQFKKLAELHLELMKKADTYISLRGSDNPFDMADIPTEKMDKFNTLFYKPVHLEERVKRTRWVVLRYPNNAMAQLAETSQETFEDFYYDVCCADYAKMSKAMDKLFALMQTTDKVRIVSPGTDLTFSIKDIGVIKCDGLRNIPDGEVYTAPVRNSVNGTITYNTPSLHQGTVFTNISLTFEKGKIVKATCDGDNDKLNKIFNTDDGARYVGEFAIGVNPFILKPMKDTLFDEKIAGSIHFTPGQCYDEAPNGNDSAIHWDLVLIQRKDYGGGEIWFDGKLIRKDGVFTDPQLEKDFSKENLKAEGLD, via the coding sequence ATGAAAGACAAACGTAACGAAATACTCGCCCGCCAGTTACTGGAATACTCGGTTAAAATCAAACCGGGAGAAATTCTCTATCTTGAGATTAAAGGCAAAGATACTCTGGACCTGGCCAAACACGTTATCCGCCGCGCCACCGAACTTGGAGCCACCCCCTTCTGGTATTATAGCGATGAATCTCTTCTCAGGCAGTATGTCAAAGGCGCCGGCGATGACCAGTTCAAAAAGCTCGCCGAACTTCATCTGGAACTCATGAAGAAAGCCGATACTTATATCTCCCTTCGTGGCTCTGATAATCCTTTCGACATGGCCGACATACCTACAGAGAAGATGGACAAGTTTAACACCCTCTTCTACAAACCGGTTCATCTGGAAGAGCGTGTCAAGCGGACCCGCTGGGTCGTTCTTCGCTATCCCAACAACGCCATGGCTCAGCTGGCGGAAACATCGCAGGAGACGTTTGAGGATTTCTACTATGATGTATGCTGCGCCGACTATGCCAAAATGTCCAAAGCTATGGATAAACTCTTCGCGTTGATGCAGACCACTGACAAGGTACGGATAGTATCGCCCGGAACCGACCTCACGTTCTCGATAAAAGACATCGGCGTTATCAAGTGCGACGGCCTCCGTAACATCCCCGACGGCGAGGTTTACACGGCGCCGGTGCGGAACTCGGTCAACGGGACCATTACCTACAACACCCCCAGTTTGCATCAGGGAACCGTGTTCACGAACATCTCCCTCACCTTCGAAAAGGGCAAGATCGTCAAAGCTACCTGCGACGGTGACAACGACAAACTGAACAAAATCTTCAACACCGACGACGGCGCCCGTTATGTTGGAGAATTCGCCATAGGCGTAAACCCGTTCATCCTGAAGCCCATGAAAGACACGCTGTTTGACGAGAAGATCGCGGGCTCGATTCACTTCACCCCCGGCCAGTGCTATGACGAAGCCCCCAACGGCAATGACTCCGCAATTCACTGGGATTTGGTCTTGATCCAGCGAAAGGACTACGGCGGCGGCGAGATATGGTTCGACGGGAAATTGATCCGTAAGGATGGTGTGTTCACTGACCCGCAGCTTGAAAAAGACTTTTCCAAGGAGAATCTGAAAGCGGAAGGTCTGGATTGA
- the cysS gene encoding cysteine--tRNA ligase: MALVFRNTLTRQKEEFKPIEPGKVRMYTCGPTVYKFAHIGNFRAYMFEDLLRRYLKYKGYDVYQVMNITDIDDKTIRDSKAQGITLKDFTAPNIKSFFEDLDSLGIERAEKYPAATEHIPEMVELVKKLIEKGHAYEVDGNYYFKISSFRDYGKLANLDMAGLKAGARIAADEYAKDSVSDFALWKAWDESDGDVYWETEIGKGRPGWHIECSAMSMKYLGKHFDIHTGGVDNMFPHHENEIAQSEAATDEKFVNYWLHCGYLIVDGRKMSKSLGNFFTLRDILAKGYSGVVVRYLLIASHYRQQLDFTFSGLDSARGALERYNDFIANLSEYTGGESSGAADSIIEKALAGFEKSLDDDLNISGALGAVFDFIRDINRLRAENALSVKERDRALETIKGFDSVLNFTYESSGDLDREIESLIAQRTQAKKNKDYALADKIRNDLLARGIILEDTPQGVRWKKKV; the protein is encoded by the coding sequence ATGGCTCTGGTATTCAGAAATACCCTGACGCGTCAAAAGGAGGAATTCAAGCCCATCGAGCCCGGCAAGGTGCGCATGTACACGTGCGGACCCACCGTATACAAGTTCGCTCATATCGGCAATTTCCGTGCTTATATGTTCGAGGACCTGTTGCGTCGTTACCTGAAGTATAAGGGCTACGACGTCTACCAGGTCATGAACATAACCGACATTGACGACAAGACAATTCGCGACTCTAAGGCACAGGGGATCACGTTGAAGGATTTCACAGCCCCGAATATTAAGTCGTTTTTCGAGGACCTTGATTCGCTTGGAATCGAGCGGGCGGAGAAATATCCGGCTGCTACCGAGCATATTCCTGAAATGGTGGAGTTGGTCAAGAAACTGATCGAGAAAGGTCATGCTTATGAAGTTGACGGCAACTACTATTTCAAGATATCGTCGTTTCGGGATTACGGTAAGCTCGCCAATCTTGATATGGCCGGTCTGAAGGCAGGCGCGAGAATTGCGGCCGATGAGTATGCGAAGGACTCGGTATCGGATTTTGCCCTTTGGAAAGCCTGGGATGAGTCGGACGGCGATGTTTACTGGGAGACGGAAATAGGCAAGGGTCGTCCCGGATGGCATATTGAGTGTTCGGCGATGTCGATGAAGTATCTCGGCAAGCATTTTGATATTCACACCGGTGGCGTCGACAATATGTTCCCACACCACGAGAACGAGATAGCGCAGTCCGAAGCGGCCACTGATGAGAAATTCGTCAACTACTGGTTGCACTGCGGTTACCTGATTGTCGATGGTCGTAAAATGTCAAAGTCGCTGGGGAATTTCTTTACTCTCAGAGACATTCTGGCCAAGGGCTATTCAGGGGTGGTGGTGCGGTATCTGCTGATCGCCAGTCACTATCGTCAGCAGCTCGATTTTACCTTCTCCGGTCTCGATTCGGCGCGCGGCGCTTTGGAGAGATACAATGACTTTATCGCCAACCTGTCCGAGTACACGGGTGGAGAGTCAAGCGGCGCGGCCGATAGTATTATCGAAAAAGCCCTGGCGGGTTTCGAGAAGTCGCTCGATGACGATTTGAATATTTCGGGCGCTCTTGGCGCTGTCTTTGATTTTATCCGCGACATAAATCGTCTCAGGGCGGAAAACGCGCTTTCGGTCAAGGAGCGGGACAGAGCCTTGGAAACAATAAAGGGATTCGACTCGGTGCTCAATTTCACCTATGAATCAAGCGGTGATCTGGACAGGGAGATAGAGTCGCTTATAGCTCAGCGCACCCAGGCGAAAAAGAACAAGGATTATGCTCTGGCCGATAAAATTCGCAATGACCTTCTGGCCAGAGGAATTATCCTTGAGGATACGCCGCAGGGTGTGCGGTGGAAAAAGAAAGTTTGA
- a CDS encoding DMT family transporter — protein sequence MLVFQQTLGALTFPVAKYGLAFIEPFAFAFYRFALSSVILLSIVRFMNHAVAIDRADYWKIIGLGFLIIPFNQTTYLVGQSLTGAGHGALLFATVPIWIFIGAMLHLRERPSVRRTLGVVVALSGVIIVMTTGAVQISSDYLWGDLLILIAVFAWAYYAVLGKKLVRKYGALRVTAYALASGSLLYFPFGLYFATKVDYAAVPVSAWGSVAYVAIGVSVVAYVLWYWVLKYFEASRVAVFHNIQPLIASGVAYVWLNEPLGLTFVVGGSVALLGVVIAETR from the coding sequence GTGCTGGTTTTTCAGCAGACCCTGGGGGCCTTGACATTCCCGGTGGCAAAATATGGTTTGGCGTTTATTGAGCCATTTGCTTTCGCGTTCTACCGTTTCGCTCTGTCTTCGGTGATCCTGTTGTCCATCGTGAGGTTCATGAATCACGCTGTTGCTATCGATAGGGCGGATTACTGGAAAATCATAGGACTGGGATTTCTGATTATCCCGTTCAATCAAACCACATACCTTGTCGGGCAGTCACTGACGGGTGCGGGACACGGGGCGCTGCTTTTCGCGACGGTACCGATTTGGATTTTTATCGGCGCCATGCTGCACCTTCGCGAGAGACCTTCCGTTCGCCGTACCCTGGGCGTCGTAGTCGCTCTCAGTGGCGTCATAATCGTCATGACCACGGGTGCTGTTCAAATCAGCTCAGACTATCTCTGGGGCGATCTTCTTATTTTGATAGCGGTCTTTGCCTGGGCCTATTATGCTGTTCTCGGCAAGAAACTGGTTCGCAAGTATGGCGCCCTGCGCGTCACTGCTTACGCGCTTGCTTCGGGTTCGCTTCTTTATTTTCCTTTTGGGCTGTATTTCGCCACGAAAGTCGATTACGCCGCCGTGCCGGTGTCGGCGTGGGGTTCGGTGGCTTATGTGGCCATTGGCGTATCTGTTGTTGCCTATGTTTTGTGGTACTGGGTGTTGAAATACTTCGAGGCATCACGGGTAGCGGTGTTTCACAATATCCAGCCCCTGATTGCCTCCGGAGTAGCCTATGTATGGCTCAACGAACCGCTTGGCCTGACTTTCGTCGTGGGAGGCTCGGTTGCGCTGCTTGGTGTGGTTATCGCCGAGACCCGCTGA
- a CDS encoding ABC transporter ATP-binding protein, whose amino-acid sequence MNIVVTEDLTKIYRTGMKKGGITALDGVSLTIEQPEIFGLLGPNGAGKTTLLKTLLGITTITAGSATIAGLPPDNPASRRKVGYLPENHRFPSHLTGLGLLEFTGRLFGMSRGDINSRAGILLKLVDMDRWGNVKITKYSKGMQQRIGLAQAMMSDPEILFLDEPTDGVDPVGKTEIRKVLQKIRDEGKSIILNSHLLSEVESVADRVAILSRGRVIKMGTVDELTSRESQYEIEAEFGNKLFEIPEAIGKRVSLSMNRLVVQLVDDKKINWVIDEIRLKKIDIKSVKPIKVSLEQSFIETISGSGKVETS is encoded by the coding sequence ATGAACATAGTCGTCACGGAAGACCTGACAAAGATTTACCGCACCGGCATGAAAAAGGGCGGAATTACCGCTCTTGACGGTGTCTCCCTTACAATCGAGCAACCGGAGATATTTGGCTTGCTTGGTCCCAACGGAGCGGGCAAGACAACCCTTCTTAAAACTTTACTGGGAATTACCACCATCACGGCCGGAAGCGCCACCATAGCGGGACTTCCTCCCGATAACCCGGCATCCCGAAGAAAAGTGGGATACCTTCCGGAAAATCACCGTTTCCCGAGTCATCTCACCGGGCTGGGGCTACTGGAGTTCACCGGACGTCTTTTCGGCATGAGTCGCGGCGACATTAACTCACGCGCCGGAATACTTCTCAAGCTGGTCGATATGGACCGGTGGGGTAATGTCAAGATCACGAAATACTCCAAAGGTATGCAGCAGAGGATAGGGTTGGCTCAGGCGATGATGTCCGATCCGGAGATACTGTTTTTGGACGAGCCCACCGATGGTGTTGATCCGGTAGGGAAGACGGAAATAAGGAAGGTACTTCAGAAGATCCGCGATGAGGGCAAGTCGATAATTCTGAATTCGCATCTGTTGTCCGAGGTCGAATCGGTCGCTGACAGAGTGGCGATACTCTCCCGGGGCCGGGTCATAAAGATGGGAACAGTGGATGAGTTGACCAGCCGGGAGAGTCAATACGAAATCGAAGCTGAGTTTGGCAACAAGTTGTTTGAGATTCCGGAGGCGATTGGCAAGCGTGTTTCGTTGTCGATGAACCGTCTGGTGGTCCAGCTTGTCGATGATAAGAAGATAAACTGGGTGATTGATGAGATACGACTGAAGAAGATTGATATCAAATCGGTAAAGCCGATCAAGGTATCGCTGGAACAATCCTTCATTGAGACCATCAGCGGAAGCGGCAAGGTGGAGACGTCATGA
- a CDS encoding ferritin family protein, whose product MNMFEFAMQMELDGKAFYLKHAGEQKNADLRQVLTMLAEEEQKHYNIFKKLNEGAGPSALTTGQSHSATLTKAKNIFVELSNNTKHPSFTDNEKSIWLEALKLEEKSEKFYREKAEEEPDPARKNLLNLIANEERNHIYMIDSVLTYMKFPDTFSDTAKFKNFKSLEGH is encoded by the coding sequence ATGAATATGTTTGAATTTGCCATGCAGATGGAGCTCGATGGCAAAGCTTTCTATTTGAAACATGCCGGCGAGCAGAAAAATGCGGATCTCAGGCAGGTGCTGACAATGCTTGCCGAAGAAGAGCAGAAGCATTACAACATCTTTAAAAAGCTCAACGAAGGAGCCGGTCCGTCGGCGCTAACGACCGGCCAGAGTCATTCCGCCACGCTCACCAAAGCCAAAAACATCTTTGTCGAGCTATCCAACAACACCAAGCACCCCTCGTTCACCGACAACGAGAAGTCGATCTGGCTTGAAGCGCTGAAACTGGAGGAAAAGTCCGAGAAGTTCTATCGCGAAAAAGCCGAGGAAGAGCCCGACCCGGCCCGAAAGAACCTTCTCAATCTGATAGCCAACGAGGAGCGCAACCACATTTATATGATTGACAGCGTCCTGACTTATATGAAGTTCCCGGACACTTTTTCGGATACTGCGAAGTTCAAGAATTTCAAAAGTCTCGAAGGACACTGA